One window from the genome of Halictus rubicundus isolate RS-2024b chromosome 7, iyHalRubi1_principal, whole genome shotgun sequence encodes:
- the Bbs8 gene encoding tetratricopeptide repeat protein 8, producing MELFKALSLFSRGKYEECAAICSELLRKNPLDQAVWVLKMRALTLQVYVDDIEGEEEGIAESLLDNYTISSMPRPGTSLKNPGTTHIGQHLRPKTQSGRPLTGVVRPATQSAVSQSFEQTLRTPRTAMTARPITANSSRSVRLGTASMLTEPGGPFIQLSRLNIAKYASQPNIAKPLFEYIYYHEHDVRYALDLAVQATQVCQYKDWWWKVQLGKCYYSLGLVRDAEQQFKSALKDCKTIESVLRLVRVYIRLDQPLTALETCKKGLEYFPNDVNILTEMGRIFDGLNNAGMSLKYYKMVVQEDASHTEAIASIGMHHFYNDQPELALRFYRRLLQMGVYNVELFNNLGLCCFYSQQYDHVISCFERALNLSTDENAADVWYNISHIALTVGDVTMAEECLKLAIVSDNRHALAYNNLGVIQIRNGNLTAARTYFHAAANIANFIYEPHFNSAYLAYEVGDLQTSYIAVQKSLSAYPGHCDSKILLKRLEKYFSHM from the exons atggaattattcAAAGCTCTGAGTTTATTTAGCAGAGGAAAGTATGAAGAATGTGCAGCAATATGTTCAGAATTGTTGAGAAAAAATCCGTTAGACCAG GCTGTATGGGTGTTGAAAATGCGTGCCTTAACATTACAAGTATACGTTGACGACatagaaggagaagaagaaggaattGCTGAAAGCTTACTGGATAATTATACTATATCTTCTATGCCTAGACCTGGAACATCCTTAAAAAATCCTGGCACCACTCATATAGGACAACATCTGAGACCCAAGACGCAGTCAG GAAGGCCACTTACAGGAGTTGTACGACCAGCCACGCAATCTGCAGTGTCCCAGTCATTTGAGCAGACATTAAGAACACCGAGAACTGCCATGACTGCCAGACCGATCACAGCAAATTCTAGTCGCAGTGTTAG ATTAGGCACAGCATCCATGCTAACAGAGCCCGGAGGACCATTTATACAACTGTCCCGCTTAAACATTGCAAAGTATGCTAGTCAACCCAACATTGCAAAACCATTGTTCGAATATATATATTATCACGAACACGATGTGAGATAT GCACTAGACCTGGCAGTCCAAGCAACACAAGTTTGTCAATACAAAGATTGGTGGTGGAAAGTTCAACTCGGCAAGTGCTATTACAGTTTAGGATTGGTAAGAGATGCTGAGCAACAGTTTAAGTCAGCATTAAAGGATTGCAAAACTATCGAATCTGTCCTGAGACTGGTCAGAGTGTACATTAGGCTAGATCAACCATTGACTGCTTTAGAGACCTGTAAGAAAGGTCTCGAGTATTTTCCTAACGATGTCAACATTCTTACTGAGATGGGACGTATATTTGATGGCTTAAACAATGCTGGCATGTcgttaaaatattataaaatggtTGTTCAGGAAGATGCTTCGCATACGGAAGCCATAGCCAGTATTGGCATGCATCATTTTTATAATGATCAGCCAGAACTGGCTTTACGTTTCTACAG ACGATTACTACAAATGGGTGTGTATAATGTTGAGCTATTTAATAATCTTGGATTATGCTGCTTTTATTCCCAGCAATATGACCATGTTATATCATGCTTCGAAAGGGCACTTAATCTTTCTACAGATGAAAACGCGGCTGATGTATGGTATAACATATCTCACATTGCTCTA aCAGTAGGTGACGTAACAATGGCAGAAGAATGTCTGAAGCTTGCTATTGTAAGCGACAACAGACATGCCTTAGCGTACAATAATCTCGGAGTCATACAAATACGAAATGGAAACCTAACAGCAGCTCGAACGTATTTCCATGCCGCTGCTaatattgcaaattttatttaCGAGCCTCACTTTAATAGTGCCTATTTAGCTTACGAG GTTGGAGACCTGCAGACAAGTTACATTGCGGTGCAAAAATCTCTGAGTGCATATCCCGGGCACTGCGATAGCAAAATTCTTCTAAAACGATTGGAGAAATACTTTTCACACATGTAA
- the Wdy gene encoding WD repeat-containing protein WDY — protein sequence MKDIHINDISVKQAFNDFFKTKSIEEQCTEETLMRLHEAFLTSQNEEMDISQLNDAFKHILHIAIPDDKFEVLFKKMNRKRDGNVTWDEFISYLLLEFQKKDTALHRQILKLPITDAPQLIKSNHRTPIHKIVFCPEILPDRTGGFQRGCYLTITKEGVINYWSLDLKYERTVQSTSAFLKVQQTLITDMIVMPDVQIVCISSTECDLRFYDSVAKKFDLRVVISSLETAVTCMNYYFSKNIKDDSYIVLGDMSGSIKVISFSSVDRGPFKQDPQRDILFVRYEPVLKASLPGLKVMELKRMHTDWVKQVAYYGSLKAFMSSSRCSVCSLLFSDFTGKRMQYKFKVNMGITCFTVCEESQMLVTGGPDCIVRVWNPFVTKRATCVFQGHHATICSLVIQNNGKRVYSLSNDKCIKVWDVSARSCIQTYNGLPSELGEHTLMTIVYNSLNHKMIVASIMIAVIVCDPVINEEVSDGYTHTKPVSCILYNHLYKVIVSTGLDSCIIIWDPWLGIRLYLVTHAHSQFLYGQYHDVEITAACFDQADQLLVTGARDGSLKIWNFNTGTCLRNMALDKKKEITSLAWIENRILSCGWNRQVVEFATSDTNIFIKSWGVNHTDDILCSAIWYPQVLATATHNGEIILWRLETGQPYRKYKVQNPTARFNVRYKKDEDGKLTSQEMGQIQNLMDRQYNKVSKHQQSALNIIRIVAVRAMLFLNARSSKPNVGTLLVSLDSGLIQVWSHHPGGGFLEAFSVIHKEGDCALSLATDPKNDFLVTGHNRGYIKVWHLANYLMSETSVVCMPLLRLEFPFLWKDRIDGGAKRAIRNQPLPLLLTSVRGHTKPVKSVQIISDARIIVSGSTDCTVRLWTLGGRYISTFGTFKAWSPILPTIPAYQYFDDYRLPPDIARSSSFTSVKLLKGGKRETIKELKDDIPDFVKSAIAERTGPVIDGRKLTISTIDKSVMMVTMDYPILDTSLSHIPIYTHLRLKSLENIRTPRLPSILQKQKELTKRSRNT from the exons ATGAAAGACATTCACATAAATGATATTAG cgTTAAACAAGCCTTCAATGATTTCTTCAAGACTAAAAGTATAGAAGAGCAATGCACAGAAGAAACCTTGATGCGTCTACACGAAGCCTTTctg ACAtcacaaaatgaagaaatggaCATTTCTCAACTAAATGATGCTTTTAAACATATATTACATATTGCAATACCTGACGATAAatttgaagtactatttaaaaag ATGAACAGAAAAAGAGATGGAAACGTAACGTGGGatgaatttatttcatatttattattaGAATTCCAAAAAAAGGACACTGCCCTACATCGACAGATATTGAAGCTTCCGATAACAGATGCTCCTCAACTGATAAAGTCAAACCACCGTACACCTATACACAAAATCGTATTCTGTCCTGAGATCCTCCCT GACAGAACCGGAGGTTTTCAAAGAGGATGTTACTTAACAATCACTAAAGAAGGAGTTATTAATTATTGGTCACTGGATCTGAAATATGAACGTACTGTACAGTCGACTAGCG CCTTCCTAAAAGTACAACAAACTTTAATAACTGACATGATAGTAATGCCAGATGTGCAGATAGTATGTATAAGTTCTACCGAGTGTGATTTAAGATTCTACGACAGCGTGGCCAAAAAATTTGATCTCCGAGTAGTG ATATCAAGTCTTGAAACAGCAGTCACCTGTATGAATTACTACTTCAGTAAAAATATCAAGGACGACTCGTACATTGTGCTTGGAGACATGAGTGGATCCattaaagttatttcattcTCTTCTGTGGATAGAGGTCCATTTAAACAAGATCCCCAGCGTGATATATTGTTCGTTCGTTATGAGCCTGTTCTAAAGGCAAGCC TACCAGGACTGAAAGTCATGGAACTGAAAAGAATGCACACGGATTGGGTAAAACAGGTAGCTTACTATGGGAGCCTGAAAGCTTTCATGTCCAGCAGCAGATGTTCTGTTTGTTCATTGCTGTTCAGTGATTTCACAGGAAAAAGAATGCAATACAAATTTAAAGTCAATATGGGAATAACTTGTTTCACTGTTTGCGAAG AAAGTCAAATGCTAGTGACCGGAGGACCTGATTGCATAGTCCGAGTATGGAACCCCTTTGTGACGAAACGAGCAACTTGTGTTTTCCAAGGACACCACGCAACTATTTGTAGTTTAGTAATACAGAATAATGGTAAACGTGTATACTCTCTCTCGAATGACAAATGCATCAAAGTATGGGATGTGTCGGCACGATCTTGTATTCAG ACGTACAATGGTCTTCCAAGCGAATTAGGCGAACATACATTAATGACTATCGTCTACAATTCGTTGAATCATAAAATGATAGTTGCTAGTATAATGATCGCTGTGATTGTTTGCGATCCTGTCATCAACGAGGAAGTATCAGATGGCTATACTCACACAAAACCAGTtagctgtatcctatacaatcatctttATAAAGTG ATCGTTTCCACTGGGTTAGATTCATGTATAATAATTTGGGACCCGTGGCTTGGAATTCGCTTGTACTTGGTAACGCATGCACACAGTCAATTCTTATACGGTCAGTATCACGATGTTGAGATCACAGCGGCTTGCTTCGATCAAGCTGATCAGTTACTCGTAACCGGTGCTCGTGATGGATCGTTGAAAATTTGGAATTTCAACACGGGTACCTGTTTGAGAAACATGGCACTCGACAAGAAAAA AGAAATAACAAGTCTCGCTTGgatagaaaatcgaattttgtcCTGTGGTTGGAATCGTCAAGTTGTAGAATTTGCAACTTCCGacacaaatatatttataaaaagctGGGGAGTAAATCATACCGATGATATTCTTTGCTCGGCTATATGGTACCCCCAAGTGTTAGCAACGGCAACACATAATGGAGAAATAATACTCTGGAGATTGGAGACGGGACAACCATACAGAAAATACAAAGTACAGAACCCAACAGCCAG ATTCAACGTAAGATACAAAAAAGATGAAGATGGGAAATTGACTTCTCAGGAAATGGgacaaatacaaaatttaatggaCAG ACAATATAATAAAGTTTCTAAGCACCAACAATCAGCATTGAACATTATACGAATTGTTGCTGTGCGAGCCATGCTATTTCTAAATGCTCGATCATCTAAGCCCAATGTTGGGACATTGTTAGTCTCTCTTGATTCTGGTTTGATACAAGTCTGGAGTCATCATCCGGGCGGTGGATTTTTAGAAGCCTTTTCAGTCATTCATAAGGAGGGTGACTGTGCATTATCGTTGGCAACAGACCCAAAGAACGATTTCCTCGTAACAG GTcataatagaggatacattAAGGTTTGGCATCTCGCAAACTATCTGATGTCAGAAACCTCTGTGGTATGCATGCCTCTTTTAAGACTGGAGTTTCCATTTTTATGGAAAGACAGAATCGACGGAGGAGCGAAAAGAGCTATCAGGAATCAACCGTTGCCGCTTTTGCTCACTTCTGTACGCGGCCACACGAAACCTGTTAAATCTGTGCAGATCATTTCTGACGCACGTATCATCGTTAG TGGCAGCACAGATTGCACGGTACGCTTATGGACGTTAGGGGGACGTTATATATCAACTTTTGGCACATTCAAAGCATGGTCGCCAATTTTGCCTACGATCCCAGCATACCAATACTTCGATGACTACAGGCTTCCGCCTGACATTGCAAGATCTTCAAGTTTCACTAGCGTGAAA CTGTTAAAGGGAGGTAAGAGAGAAACAATAAAAGAACTCAAAGATGATATCCCCGACTTTGTGAAATCCGCGATCGCTGAACGCACAGGCCCCGTGATAGATGGAAGAAAACTTACAATCTCGACCATAGATAAGTCAGTCATGATGGTTACCATGGATTACCCAATTTTGGATACCTCGTTATCACAC ATACCTATATACACTCACTTAAGATTAAAATCGTTGGAGAATATCCGAACACCGAGATTACCATCGATTTTACAGAAACAAAAGGAATTAAC AAAACGAAGTCGCAATACGTAG
- the Incenp gene encoding inner centromere protein, with protein MATMSKDKIKAMVIKEMLDIHNQYMDVKKSINDNMDSAIQYLNTLLAQIPQSASGPLITKTPKVLRKKGAQRIETIPENDVVTIDSIISDETFNVKTESLNNAEERPSEVTRARAKRKASEKAADNIKKHVSLSLSTKMRRPLSFERESEPVKTKRGRPTKRRQHTSSSDEESQGPAKHSKTEEVIAEETVDNNNCTLTEEVMVEEEENKTPTNTNRTRTLSSNNKKSNNNIMDDTVIAPRSGGLDDRSMYEDAIEKPIMNSTMNLNTTHVMNKMMNLTVVLEPLSIARMNETVTLNGYKMSDTQKLSQTKKIESHPESKSTRTSKVRSQPEFKSPEPMKNTKTLRRSKTRSPTKPKVGSPSSKQDMLQEFKDAMVNKEFDDLITEDESSPEIKKHRPQLKKREIRKRQKRVKSSVTSSEDEILSTPAKPTLKEVNSGMTLQEIRNAYKSNALFSPYAKESVKKRVEAFEQAVGPSPKPGIDVNASTRVTRTKTRALVAAQTDGSDNTKPAEKSVTQKLARKSLAKAKKISLVKQTKDTEEYKENKVQSVKKMQRLLVADKGTHPSQQKTTPLRKAKIQLPMSVSRIPQTPSNYPITYKSSSATRTNIITSVDSFIQTSKPTNKRNSFDKQEEKKRKMNDEDAKKKREETLRLQTEEKRRKRQEKELKIKLAREAKEKLEVEKRHRAEKEREEKARLAQQMQEKQREELEKKRMAQLQRAHEKEERRRLEEQQRLQRLQEQEEAERILAEQRRREQEAEKRKELEARAQQQANAEALRIKNQMLQTQAKYANKHHQGPTNYILDSEPDEDESDNESKPKHAVPYWAQPPVRRGQLSIQRYVPTKSIIRFFDSKKCTPDLTELFQGIDRSRLKRTSSAIWKTPPRYSMMMAE; from the exons ATGGCTACGATGtccaaagataaaattaaggcAATGGTTATCAAAGAAATGTTAGATATTCATAATCAGTATATGGATGTAAAGAAATCTATTAATGATAATATGGATAGCgccatacaatatttaaatactttatTAGCTCAAATACCCCAATCAGCATCTGGTCCTTTAATCACAAAAACTCCAAAGGTATTAAGAAAAAAGGGAGCACAACGTATAGAGACTATCCCAGAGAACGATGTTGTCACTATCGATTCCATAATATCGGATGAAACATTTAATGTGAAAACAGAAAGTCTAAACAATGCCGAAGAAAGACCATCGGAAGTAACACGTGCTCGAGCAAAGAGAAAAGCTTCGGAAAAGGCAGCAGATAATATAAAAAAGCATGTATCGTTATCGCTTTCAACAAAGATGAGAAGACCCTTAAGCTTTGAAAGGGAAAGCGAACCCGTAAAG ACTAAACGAGGGAGGCCAACTAAGAGGAGGCAACATACAAGCAGCTCGGATGAAGAATCTCAAGGTCCCGCAAAACATAGTAAAACAGAAGAAGTTATAGCGGAAGAGACCgtagataataataattgtacttTAACGGAAGAGGTGATGGTGGAAGAGGAGGAGAATAAAACACCAACGAATACCAATAGAACGAGAACGCTTTCGTCGAACAACAAGAAATCGAACAATAACATCATGGACGATACGGTTATCGCGCCAAGATCCGGTGGGCTCGACGATCGTTCTATGTACGAGGATGCGATCGAGAAACCCATAATGAATTCCACGATGAATCTAAACACTACTCATGTTATGAACAAGATGATGAATCTAACAGTAGTTCTAGAGCCTTTATCAATCGCGAGAATGAACGAAACAGTGACGCTGAACGGGTACAAGATGAGCGACACACAGAAACTCAGCCAGACGAAGAAAATCGAGTCGCATCCCGAGTCTAAGTCGACTAGAACGTCGAAGGTTCGATCGCAGCCTGAATTCAAGTCGCCCGAACCGATGAAGAACACTAAAACACTTAGAAGGTCGAAGACTCGGTCGCCTACAAAGCCGAAAGTCGGATCGCCTTCTTCGAAACAAGATATGTTGCAGGAGTTCAAAGACGCCATGGTAAACAAAGAGTTCGATGATCTAATAACGGAGGACGAATCATCACCGGAGATCAAGAAACACCGACCCCAGTTGAAGAAACGAGAGATCCGGAAACGACAGAAGCGCGTGAAAAGTTCCGTGACGTCGAGCGAGGACGAGATTCTCAGCACGCCTGCAAAACCAACTTTGAAGGAGGTGAACTCGGGCATGACCTTGCAGGAGATAAGGAACGCGTACAAGTCGAACGCTTTGTTCAGTCCTTACGCCAAAGAATCGGTTAAGAAGAGGGTCGAAGCGTTCGAACAGGCCGTAGGGCCAAGTCCAAAGCCTGGGATAGACGTCAATGCATCGACCAGGGTGACTAGAACGAAGACACGAGCATTGGTTGCTGCACAGACAGATGGTTCCGACAACACGAAGCCCGCAGAGAAGTCGGTTACACAGAAATTGGCGCGCAAGTCACTGGCGAAAGCTAAGAAAATCTCCTTAGTGAAGCAAACTAAGGATACGGAAGAATACAAAGAG AACAAGGTTCAGTCTGTTAAGAAAATGCAAAGACTACTCGTCGCGGACAAAGGCACTCACCCTTCGCAACAGAAGACTACACCGTTGAGAAAAGCAAAGATTCAGCTTCCGATGTCTGTTAGTCGTATTCCACAAACTCCATCGAACTATCCTATCACGTATAAGTCATCGAGTGCAACGCGTACAAACATCATTACATCAGTGGATTCGTTCATTCAGACTTCGAAACCGACGAATAAACGCAACTCGTTCGACAAACAGGAGGAGAAGAAGCGCAAAATGAACGACGAGGATGCGAAAAAGAAACGGGAGGAGACGCTGAGACTTCAAACAGAGGAGAAGAGAAG GAAAAGGCAAGAGAAGGAATTGAAGATTAAGTTGGCGAGAGAGGCGAAAGAGAAATTGGAGGTGGAGAAACGTCACAGAgctgagaaagagagagaagagaaagcGCGTTTGGCGCAACAGATGCAGGAGAAGCAGCGCGAGGAGTTGGAGAAGAAACGAATGGCTCAGTTACAACGGGCTCAT gagaaggaagagagaagaagactAGAGGAACAGCAACGTTTGCAACGTTTGCAGGAACAAGAAGAAGCGGAAAGAATATTGGCTGAACAAAGACGTCGGGAACAGGAGGCCGAGAAACGGAAAGAACTTGAAGCAAGGGCTCAGCAACAGGCTAACGCCGAAGCGTTGAGAATAAAGAATCAAATGCTTCAGACACAA GCAAAATATGCAAACAAACATCATCAGGGTCCAACGAACTACATTTTGGATAGTGAACCTGACGAAGACGAGTCAGACAACGAGAGCAAACCAAAACACGCAGTTCCGTACTGGGCACAAC CACCAGTGCGCAGAGGACAACTTTCCATACAACGATATGTGCCGACGAAATCAATCATCAGATTTTTCGACTCGAAGAAGTGCACACCAGACTTGACTGAGTTGTTCCAAGGTATAGACCGAAGTAGATTGAAGCGTACGTCCAGTGCAATTTGGAAGACGCCGCCCCGTTATTCCATGATGATGGCCGAATAA